The Zalophus californianus isolate mZalCal1 chromosome 8, mZalCal1.pri.v2, whole genome shotgun sequence genome has a segment encoding these proteins:
- the GEN1 gene encoding flap endonuclease GEN homolog 1, producing MGVYDLWQILEPVKQHLHLHDLCGKTIAVDLSLWVCEAQTVKKMIGTVMKPHLRNLFFRISYLTLMDVKLVFVMEGEPPKLKADVISKRNQIRYGSSGKTWSQKTGRSHFKSVLKECLDMLECLGIPWVQAAGEAEAMCAYLNASGYVDGCLTNDGDVFLYGAQTVYRNFTMNTKDPHVDCYTISSIKSKLGLDRDALVGLAILLGCDYLPKGVPGVGKEQALKLIRTLKGQSLLQRFTQWNEESRSDPQPLAIKKLAHCSVCSHPGSPKEHVRNGCKLCKTNRYCEPHDYEYCCPCEWHHTEHDRQLSAVENSIKKKACSCEGFPFHKVIQEFLLNKDKLVKVIRYQRPDLLLFQRFTLEKMEWPNHYACEKLLVLLTHYDMIERKLGRRNSNQLQPIRIVKTRIRNGIHCFEIEWEKPEHYALEDKHGELVLQTIEEESLFEAAYPEIVAVYQKQNLELKGKKQKSMKIKSKESNWPESDDMMSFQSQMTLNPTYEVFSKQNSKLHLEITPDCALPQKSISASLNSLILPEDTLCLNTQEHLVSSPRPLAMQQVTAVSKSLIPESSQPSTSSHNVSAIADLQLSTIDWEGTSFSNSPAIPRNTSSHGLKSELETAIPENFKHFPEELSCESEWCTTNINKVLDRDLQKTNPEENLLFGITHLHLQDLPLKERIRIKSSYPQDNARPNVDLKTLSLLTIKESCITNSGSDCPSHLSNDLLGIHLQNESRKSKVLKGDQLFRENYKMNTSKSYSVNNPIVKTFSVRAGPPNTALDHSRKVDVQTTQKSVTKKSVCLDRHSSDEEGVPVFEKAKNTTQKMKHSSQKRNPAQFKKDNANKLNNPKIYMKETEQCVQAYKTGGNEEYCFPDAAKGSLSFLQCHKDKGDSGTSLDSPLPLCQRLKLRFQNS from the exons ATGGGCGTGTATGACTTGTGGCAAATTTTGGAGCCTGTTAAGCAGCACCTCCACTTGCATGATCTTTGTGGGAAAACCATTGCTGTTGATCTGAGTCTCTGGGTTTGTGAAGCACAGACAGTCAAAAAAATGATTGGAACAGTCATGAAGCCCCACCTCAG gaacTTATTTTTTCGTATCTCCTATTTAACACTAATGGATGTAAAACTGGTGTTCGTTATGGAAGGGGAGCCCCCAAAGCTGAAAGCTGATGTCATAAGCAAGAGGAATCAGATTCGGTATGGGTCTTCGGGAAAAACATGGTCTCAGAAAACAGGGAGATCacattttaaatcagttttaaaagAG tgcCTCGATATGCTGGAATGCTTAGGCATTCCCTGGGTCCAAGCTGCTGGGGAAGCTGAAGCCATGTGTGCTTATCTTAATGCCAGTGGTTATGTAGACGGCTGTCTCACCAATGATGGGGATGTTTTCCTCTATGGCGCCCAGACTGTTTATAGGAATTTCACTATGAATACCAag GATCCACATGTTGATTGTTATACAATATCATCTATCAAGAGTAAACTGGGTTTGGATAGAGATGCTCTGGTTGGACTTGCCATACTACTTGGCTGTGATTATCTTCCGAAG GGAGTCCCTGGAGTTGGCAAAGAGCAAGCATTAAAACTTATACGGACTTTGAAAGGGCAAAGTTTACTTCAAAG gtttaCTCAGTGGAATGAAGAATCACGCTCTGATCCACAACCACTAGCTATTAAAAAACTGGCCCATTGTTCTGTGTGTTCCCATCCAG GTTCACCTAAGGAGCATGTACGTAATGGATGCAAACTCTGTAAAACTAATCGATATTGTGAACCACATGATTATGAATACTGTTGTCCTTGTGAGTGGCACCATACGGAGCATGATAGACAACTGAGTGCAGTAGAGAACAGCATTAAaaa aaaagctTGCAGTTGTGAGGGATTCCCATTCCATAAG GTTATTCAAGAATTCCTTTTGAACAAGGATAAATTGGTGAAGGTAATCAGGTACCAAAGACCTGATTTATTATTGTTTCAG agATTTACTCTTGAAAAAATGGAATGGCCCAATCACTATGCATGTGAGAAATTGCTAGTGCTTTTAACCCACTATGACATGATAGAAAGAAAGCTTGGTAGAAGGAATTCTAATCAACTACAGCCAATTCG aatcgTTAAAACCCGGATCAGAAATGGAATTCATTGCTTTGAAATAGAATGGGAAAAGCCTG aaCATTATGCTCTGGAAGATAAACATGGAGAATTGGTTCTACAAACAATAGAAGAAGAATCATTGTTTGAAGCGGCTTATCCTGAGATTGTTGCTGTTTATCAAAAGCAAAACTTAGAActgaaagggaagaaacaaaaaa gcaTGAAAATTAAGTCTAAAGAAAGCAATTGGCCAGAATCAGATGATATGATGAGTTTCCAGTCACAGATGACTTTAAACCCCACATATGAAGTCTTTTCTAAGCAGAATTCCAAGTTACATTTGGAAATTACCCCTGATTGTGCATTACCCCAGAAATCTATTTCTGCATCATTGAATAGCTTAATTTTACCTGAAGATACTCTCTGTTTGAATACACAAGAGCACTTGGTGTCTTCTCCAAGACCTTTGGCTATGCAGCAAGTTACAGCTGTCAGTAAGTCTCTAATTCCAGAATCTAGTCAACCTAGTACCTCATCCCATAACGTATCAGCGATTGCTGATCTACAATTAAGCACCATTGACTGGGAAGGTACTTCTTTTAGTAATTCTCCAGCTATTCCAAGGAACACTTCCTCTCATGGTTTAAAATCAGAACTTGAAACAGCCATccctgaaaattttaaacatttcccaGAAGAATTATCATGTGAATCAGAATGGTGCACCACAAACATTAATAAAGTGTTGGATCGGGATCTTCAAAAGACTAATCCTGAAGAGAATCTACTTTTTGGTATTACTCATTTACATCTTCAGGATTTGCCTTTAAAGGAACGAATACGTATAAAATCATCATATCCTCAGGATAATGCACGGCCAAATGTTGACCTGAAAACTTTGTCCCTACTTACCATAAAAGAATCTTGTATTACTAACAGTGGTTCTGATTGTCCATCACATCTCTCAAATGATCTTCTAGgtattcatttgcaaaatgaatcTAGAAAATCTAAAGTTCTAAAAGGAGACCAGCTATTtcgagaaaactataaaatgaataCTTCTAAATCTTATTCTGTCAACAATCCAATAGTAAAGACCTTCAGTGTTAGAGCTGGACCACCAAATACTGCTTTAGATCATAGTAGAAAAGTTGATGTGCAAACCACTCAGAAAAGTGTAACGAAGAAGAGCGTTTGCCTTGACAGACATTCCTCTGACGAAGAAGGTGTCCCAGTGTTTGAGAAAGCTAAAAACACAACTCAGAAAATGAAGCATAGTTCTCAGAAGCGTAACCCAGCCCAATTCAAGAAAGATAATGCCAACAAGTTGAATAAccctaaaatatatatgaaagaaactgaacagTGTGTCCAGGCTTATAAAACAGGTGGAAATGAAGAATACTGTTTCCCAGATGCAGCTAAAGGTTCTCTGAGTTTTCTACAGTGTCATAAAGACAAAGGTGACTCTGGTACTTCTTTGGATAGTCCTCTTCCTTTATGTCAAAGATTAAAACTAAGGTTCCAAAACTCttga